Part of the Quercus robur chromosome 5, dhQueRobu3.1, whole genome shotgun sequence genome, tctttgacttttcaattttcatgttAAATATGCAATCCTAGGAACTACAACTTACTGTACAATTTTTACCACAACTTGTCATGTGGCAAGTTGGGTAGAAGTACGGATCCACCACTTTTTCTCCACTACTCATAACTCACCATGTGACAAGTTGTGTTAAAAGTTGTGATTTGAACGTTTCTTTTCAACTATTAGAGATCTCGTAACCAAATCTGAGTTTACTTATTTGAATAACCTTTCTTGAAAAGTAATTGATCCTTAGAGTTGGTATTTAATTCAAGCCAATTGATTTCCTTGATGTTAATGCATGAAAATAattaccttttttcttttgttgggaaACATAattattcttcattttctttctaaaaattattatttgacaaaatttttgaaaaaaaaaaaaattttattatctagTATGTTGAAGAAATCTTCCTTCAAACTaactttaagaaaaattatatccTTTTTTAAAGTAGCTCCAACTCACGGTGATTCATAAAATCAATAGTCAACACATTATTACTTATTAATAGGccaactaaaaatatatgtagtgaTGTAGATGCATTGTTAAGCGACACTTTTTAATCTTTCCAATAAGGATGTCCATGTTCAAATTGCCTCTCTTTATTGTAATTATAAGTTGGGTAAGAAATTTAGATACATTATCTTAGATGGAGTATATTAGGTTTCCCAATTAAATTTCAACACTTGACTACATTGATCAATAAGATTACtatctttctaaaaaatatttaaattataatatcaAATATTTGAATCTAATTGGAGAACCTAGTTTAAACAGTATACaatcaaattattataataatagtactaaaaaaaagaattcaagtAGATAATTGTACTTATGATCCTAAAATCGTGCTGTTTAGAGCTATATATATGTAAACAATATTATTCATACGCAAGCAGTGTgcttcatcaaaagattcattatattattactttcatctgtctctctctctatattcTTGGgtaccaaacacacacacatagagagagagagagagagagagagagaggttgaatCTGGATGGGAGAAAACGGAAGGCAGGAAGGTGTTTGGAAACGAGGGTGCTCGTGcgtaaaaaacaattttctccCAGATGAATCTTTTCGTAGTTGGGGAAACTATGTGAGGGCATTGAAGGACACACCACATAGGCTGAAAGATCGAGTGTTGACTCGGTCGTTGGACGAGACGGAGCTTGTGGATATGAAGGCACGGAGCCAGCACGAGATGAAGAAGACACTGTCGTGGTGGGACCTAATATGGTTTggtataggagctgtgattgGAGCTGGGATCTTCGTCCTCACGGGACTTGAGGCTCGAGAACATGCAGGACCTGCGGTTGTATTGTCCTATGTCATTTCGGGTATCTCTGCACTGCTCTCTGTGTTTTGCTACACTGAATTCGCCGTTGAGATCCCAGTTGCAGGTACCAATTCCATCCTTATATTATCTAgctcattcttttctttttgcttctttaaattttgtagtAATCTATTTAATTTAGGATTTAACTTACTTTcattagtttttgaatttgacATTTTGTTAGTTCTCGTTGAAACAAATGTGTTGTTAGTGGGTGACAAGATCACAGTTTCTTGTTAAAATGAAAGAAGATGTCAATTTAAAAAACTACTTGAGGTAAACCACACCCTTATTTATATTCCTAGTACTATGATTATCTATCAAGTTTTAATAGTCATTTTATCAGGCAATCAACTAGGTGATTgccttatttattaaaaaagggATATATATTCTCACAAAAAATCCTAAGTAACATGTTGTTATTGACTATTATTagcgggaaaaaaaaatgtaattttaaaggtaggttcaaattagaaacAGCATCTACCTAccatctattttttattagaaaaatgttaaaaaatgccctaagggcattagTTTAGGaagtatttataaaaatattttataagaagatgataaagcaattaattttgttgacatctttttatattttccacaaaagtgatgtcaaaattttcttaatatgatttattaataattgtcaTAAAAGTACCtgttaacattacttttttaaagaaaatttttattattaaagtactataaaaatgttgtggacacaATCTTCTcatatataattggctaataaGTATGAAATTAAAGATTTGTCCGTAGGGCTTTGATTTTAATGGTTGGACTTAGAGAAATTGGTTTTTTAAGTCAAGGATAGAGTATATTTTTTGATATGTTTAAGCTTTAGCTGTATCTGTTGGAGGCCAGGTCAATGCTCTACAAATAGAgctttatttatctattttgagGGGTGTCAAGTTTTTGGAaatgcattatatatatatatatataattaacttAATGATTGGAGAAAAATTCTTCCAACCCATTGTATGGCAATTGATAAAACTATCTAGGAgtatttttagttatatgacctttaaaaaaaaaaaacattatataaCCTATTTAATAACTCACATGAcctgtttaaataatatatgtggataattttataaattaccGTTAGATAAGATTCCTTCTAATTGCTTTATAAGAAAACTTTATGCACATTTCCATAGTAAGTCATCACTTGAATCGCCTTCTTAATTATATATGGATCAGGTTAATGGGTGCTCTtagaaaatttgttaatttatttcatTGGTAAGAAAAACTGAATATCAACAACTTCCAAAATTCAGTATAAAAAGTTAGTTTGAACActcaattattattacttttcaatattttcaaatttattctcTTATAAAAAGCGGCTTCAAccatcataataataattaaagagaAAAGTTAATAGATATTTTAAGGGCATTAAATTTATGGGTGTCATTTTATGATTGATCAGTATAATTTTCTGTCAGAATTTTTAGTTTGGTTGCtctaatttgtataatttataaaatattagtttaagTTGTTTCTTTCTCAACGTGAGAGTAAGCTCAAGAAACTGGTGGctgttttataataaaatatggaGTTACGgaccatatattttttaattcgtCACCACTcatgaatatattatatttaatcgCGTATAATTGTGAATATGCTTTGGACAATCCTAGTTTTAGAATCCAAAAGCCGATTTTAAAATCCTAGTTCGTCACTATGAAATTGAAGTAATTTTTAGAAGTCCACACAATTGGTCTTTTTTCACTAGAACCTGGAAGAAATTCATGCACAATTCTCTTTACAAAGGTgccttattctttattttaatccTGCTAAGTTTTTGTTTCGGCTCATGTGAATAAGTTCATTTTCTAAAAAGCTGAAGAAAAATCTGCCTGTAAGTTTGTTAATATAACCTTGATATTGATATACTAATAATTTATACGAAAAGAAGGATGTGTCCTGAAAATAAAGCTGGCTTTTAGGTAAATGATTCATGTAAAGAGGGTTTTTGTGATAAAtaccggaaaaaaaaaaaggtgtaattTAGGTTTATTAACAGAAAAGCGGTGTGAATTGTGAAATGCTTGCGTCGGCAATTAGCCATgtataaccaaacaaaagaagtaaagaaagaaaaagctcGCAGCCATTTGATTGACAAATTAAATCCAATAATTGATTAAGTTAGTAATTAGAACTAGAAAGTTTAGGGACACACAAGGCAATATGTAGGTTAATAATATGTTTGGTACCTCAGACAATTAATATGTAatgtttttattaattgaaaaaataagtaCACACACATATGTATATAGCCAAACACACTCTTTCAAATGATGTACGGTTTCTTTCATTTGAATATGGTTCACCTTAAATCCatgtgtcccatttaatttttaattttgtgccaagtgaatcattgagtgtaaaaatcgaagaatccaaatctaattagattctaaattggagtccaattttccaTCACgtattcattattattttttaaaatttttatggcaagtaaattattgggtaaaaaaaccaaagattctaaatctaattaaattctaaattatatatatatataaatatatatatatatatatatatatataatgaaaaaccattatatattttagaaatatatgatttaaaaaagtgtaagctaatactatatataatttaaatctcTTCTATAAAAAACAAtgtataattgtgatttttattttattttattagtatatATGTATGAGACTACACACTagtatgtgtatatatacatagtcaaaacttagagaaaatacaattatattttaattagattctcaaCTTTGTGCCAcgtgttatttttaattttttgccaaTTGacttattgagtgtaaaaatcgaagagtccaaatctaattagattctaaattggatttcaattggagtccaatttttcatcacatgtccatctaagtttttaatttttgtggcaagtgaactATTATGTGCAAAAACTGAAAAGTctaaaagtaattaaattctaaattttatatatatatatatataagaaacaattacatattttagaaatgtataattaaaagaaaagtgtaaactaatattatgaataatttaAACTGTAtaactatgatttttttaaaattatacttgTGCATATTCACAGGCTATACACTAGTATAAAtagataatagaaaaaattcCTATACAAATATATTCACACGAATAAGTTCTATTCAGGATAACCTTGTTTATTACACATTCTTATAACtctaaatatattatatatttttttaaaaaaattgttatgtcATTTTTATAATTGGAAAATGGAGATTTAAACGTATTATAAATATCAAGAAGTTTTGGTTGAGGTTAACATGTCTCGTATCACTTGAATGTTAAAAAAGTAGGATGTAATACAGATAGCTTTGATTTAAGACTTTATTGATCTTAGAGATATTGTCGATTTATTTGTTAATTGCTTGTTAATGGGAATTCATGACAACATCCTTTACCTTGACATGCACGGTTGAACAAAAATTATGTTCCGGCCCCTCAATAATCAGAACAAATTAACATATATGGTTAAATAATATGGCTAAGCTAACAAGTTGCTTTCCTTTCAGGTGGATcatttgcctatttaagggttGAACTGGGTGATTTCGTGGGTTTCATTGCTGCCGGAAACATCCTACTCGAGTACGTGATTGGTGGAGCAGCGGTTGCCCGTTCTTGGACATCCTACTTTGCCACACTCTTGAACCACGAGCCAAATGATTTCCGCATTGTAGCCCACAGTTTGTCACCAGACTACAGATACCTCGACCCCATTGCCATTGCTGTCTTGGCTATCATTTGTGTTATGGCTGTTATGAGCACAAAGGGCTCCTCAATATTCAATTACATTGCCACCATCATCCATATTGCTGTCCTTCTCTTCATCATCATTGCAGGCCTTACGAAAGCTGACACCAAAAATTACAGCGATTTTGCACCATTTGGCGTCCGTGGCATCTTCCAAGCATCAGCAGTGCTTTTCTTTGCCTATATTGGATTTGATGCTGTCGCAACCATGGCTGAGGAAACAAAGAATCCCGGTCGGGACATTCCTATTGGTCTTGTTGGTTCAATGGTGATTACTACATTGATATATTGTTTACTAGCTATGACACTATGCCTAATGCAATCATACAAAGATATTGATGTAGATGCACCATTTTCTGTGGCATTTGAAGCCGTAGGTATGGGATGGGCTAAGTACGTAGTTGCTGCTGGTGCATTGAAGGGAATGACAACAGTTTTGCTTGTAGCAGCAGTGGGTCAAGCTCGATATCTCACACATATTGGACGTACACACATGATGCCCCCATGGCTCGCCATTGTGAATGAGAAAACTGGGACTCCTGTCAATGCCACAGTGGTCATGCTTGCAGCCTCTGCAGTAATTGCCTTCTTCACATCGCTTGGGATTCTCTCAAACTTGCTCTCAATCTCCACACTGTTTATCTTCATGCTTGTGGCTATTGGCCTTCTTGTGCGTCGATACTATGTCAGTGGGGTGACAACAACTGCAAACCATATCAAGTTCGTTGTGTTTCTTGCCCTTATTCTTGGATCTTCAATCGCGACTGCTATTTATTGGGCCTCATCTGATGGTTGGATTGGGTACGCGGTAACTCTACCAATCTGGCTATTGTCAACTATTGGGCTTTGGCTTTTTGTTCCACAGGCCAGGGTACCAAAAGTTTGGGGCGTACCATTGGTACCTTGGCTGCCATCATTATCAATTGCCATGAACATTTTCCTTCTTGGGTCTTTAGATAAAGCATCGTTCGAAAGGTTCGGGATATTTACTCTAGCAATAATTgtttactatttcttttttggattacATGCGTCCTATGACACAGCCAGGGAAGCTCGCAGTGCCAAACAGATGAAAAATGTTGAAGAGGGTGCCGTGAATTAGAGAAGTTAATAAGAAATGTGTGAAGCATATGTTTATGTGGTTTCTGTTCATATTGTCTATAAAAACGAAAAACAAAACGTTTCTGTTCATATTATGAAGGAGATGATGCGTGtattcataaaagaaaaaagaaattctctTTCTAGGCTTTTGTTACGCTTTTTAATTTCTACCAATTTTGTTGCAATGTAATTCTTTtacatgtcaaaattttccaatttttttgtaGATTACATTCACACATGAAAGTaacaagaacaaattaaatttcTCTTATAtggaaaaagtattttttatcgAATATTATTTGGAATGTTGGATGTCTTCCATCACCCAAATATCTAACCATATTTACCTTGAATTTTGGACCAATTTTGGAAAACTTATCATGTCGTGAGTAATTTATTTATCCTCTCACAAGAGGTGTGGGCTCTACTCTTGGGTCCCAAATGAGACCTACATCCCATTGTAAGGGAACAAAGGACTCCACTAACAGGAAAGAAAGGACTTCACCACAAGTGCCCCGACTTGTTTAGGACATCCcataagtttatttttcttgatgCTTGCCCCGTAGCATTGCCTTTCGAACACCACCACAAATTCCTTTAAGTGCCCCAACTTCACCAGTTGGTCCAAATGATCCTTAAATACTCTACACTGCTCGATAGTATGTCCTTTTTCTCAATGGTACTTGCAATACAAGTTCTAATTCCTTCTTGCTGGGTCACCTCCCATCTTGGTCGGCCACCAGAAGTATGATTCATTCTTAATCCGCTCCAGGATTTTATGAACAAGCTCTTTGAATGCAACGCAGATCTGCTCGGTCCAGACGTTAGGCTCCTGAATTCTCACTTCCCTCCTCGGCTAGAAGCCCCTAGGCCATGGATCCTTTGCGTATTGAGAAATGGCAGGTGCCTTGCCCTTACTTTACTGTCAGTCATCTTCCAACCTTTT contains:
- the LOC126728528 gene encoding cationic amino acid transporter 1-like; translated protein: MGENGRQEGVWKRGCSCVKNNFLPDESFRSWGNYVRALKDTPHRLKDRVLTRSLDETELVDMKARSQHEMKKTLSWWDLIWFGIGAVIGAGIFVLTGLEAREHAGPAVVLSYVISGISALLSVFCYTEFAVEIPVAGGSFAYLRVELGDFVGFIAAGNILLEYVIGGAAVARSWTSYFATLLNHEPNDFRIVAHSLSPDYRYLDPIAIAVLAIICVMAVMSTKGSSIFNYIATIIHIAVLLFIIIAGLTKADTKNYSDFAPFGVRGIFQASAVLFFAYIGFDAVATMAEETKNPGRDIPIGLVGSMVITTLIYCLLAMTLCLMQSYKDIDVDAPFSVAFEAVGMGWAKYVVAAGALKGMTTVLLVAAVGQARYLTHIGRTHMMPPWLAIVNEKTGTPVNATVVMLAASAVIAFFTSLGILSNLLSISTLFIFMLVAIGLLVRRYYVSGVTTTANHIKFVVFLALILGSSIATAIYWASSDGWIGYAVTLPIWLLSTIGLWLFVPQARVPKVWGVPLVPWLPSLSIAMNIFLLGSLDKASFERFGIFTLAIIVYYFFFGLHASYDTAREARSAKQMKNVEEGAVN